A stretch of Cylindrospermopsis curvispora GIHE-G1 DNA encodes these proteins:
- a CDS encoding helix-turn-helix domain-containing protein: MPEETKAKTLKSPYKKDKESLQNYIRQLLEAGLNNCQIGKLVGKHSSTIGDYRDRMGLTQNKFDHTTREKVRELYNSGMAKAAIARELGISRQRVSELVRDYIAAQINERSNNLSI; this comes from the coding sequence ATGCCAGAAGAGACTAAAGCTAAAACATTAAAATCACCCTACAAAAAAGACAAAGAAAGCCTACAGAATTACATCCGGCAGTTATTAGAGGCTGGTTTAAATAATTGCCAGATAGGTAAGTTAGTTGGTAAACACTCTAGCACAATTGGGGACTACCGCGACAGAATGGGATTAACCCAAAATAAATTCGACCACACTACTAGGGAGAAGGTGCGAGAGTTATATAACTCTGGCATGGCTAAGGCAGCGATCGCCAGGGAACTGGGTATCTCCCGCCAGAGGGTATCCGAACTCGTTAGGGACTACATAGCCGCTCAGATCAATGAACGAAGCAATAATTTATCTATTTAG